In a genomic window of Zingiber officinale cultivar Zhangliang chromosome 9B, Zo_v1.1, whole genome shotgun sequence:
- the LOC122025538 gene encoding uncharacterized protein LOC122025538, with product MITCSSQNLRHSKPESIWCTFCEHWKFDKSRNCNGFALLLESVLGDKTLTGSESQHCESINTYIEQILIIPVRPCHVDYRNNLICHQQDILKVNGGIQKL from the exons ATGATCACTTGCTCATCTCAAAACCTG AGGCACTCCAAGCCAGAATCTATCTGGTGTACCTTTTGCGAGCATTGGAAATTTGACAAATCTAGAAATTGT AATGGATTTGCATTGTTGCTGGAGTCAGTTTTGGGTGACAAAACTTTGACTGGGTCTGAATCTCAACATTGTGAATCTATAAACACCTACATAGAGCAAATACTAATCATCCCAGTCAGACCTTGTCATGTGGACTACAGAAACAATCTTATATGTCATCAGCAAG ATATTTTGAAGGTGAATGGAGGTATTCAAAAACTCTAG